CAACTCATATACCACCCCCTGTCCGGCCAGGGCCGCATCGCCGTGTATCAGTATCGGCAAAACGCTTTCGTAACGCTCGCCGTGCAGGATATTAGCGCTGCTTCTTGCAAAGCCCAGAACCACCGGGTCCACCGCCTCCAGATGCGAGGGATTGGGCATTAATTTTAAATGTACTTTTTCACCATTTGTGGCTTCGATTACACTTCCGAAACCCAGATGATATTTAACATCCCCGCTTCCCATGGTCTGGTTAATCTCGCCGGTTCCCTCAAACTCACTAAAGATCTGCTCATAGGTTTTCCCTAAAATATTGGCCAGTACGTTCAGCCGCCCGCGGTGAGCCATACCGATCACCACTTCCTTTACTTCCAGGGCCGCACCTTTGTTAATAATGGCATCGAGCGCTGCAATCGTTGTTTCGCCTCCTTCAAGCGAAAAGCGTTTCTGGCCTACATACTTTGTGTGAAGAAACTTCTCGAACATTACTCCCTCATTCAGTTTCTGCAGAATGCGCTTTTTTTGTTCCAGTGGCAGCGGGTTGGTAAATTTTTTCTCCATTTCATTGGTCAGCCAGTCTACCTTCTTCTGATCGCTGATATACTTGAACTCGATCCCCACATGCCCCGCATAGCATTTTTTCAGATGCGCCAGGATATTTCTGAGCGAAGTGGTTCCTAACCCGATCAGGTTTCCCGCTTCATATTCATGGTCCAGGTCAGCTTCCGACAGCCCAAAAAAAGGAAGATCCAGGTTGGCGCCACGGTCTTTTCGTTGTTTTATAGGATTGGTATCTGCCAGCAAATGACCTTTATTCCGGTATCCCAAAATAAGCCGGTATACAGCAATCTCCTTTTTCCAGTCGGATCCTCCCCCTGTGCCGGAAACCGCCGCCGGCGCCCCGTTCTTCTGCGCCAGGCCGTTTCCTACGGCAAAATCAAAGCCCTCAAAAAACTTTTTCAATTCAACGTCTACATTCTCGGGGTTATTTACAAACTCCTTGTACATGTTTTCTATAAATTCCGGGGAAGAGCTTGTAATGTACGAAAAATCCTTCATTGTAAATCAGCTATTTATATATTGTTTGTCGTATAATATTTGATGAGAAAAAATCTTCGGAAATTGCCCCACAAGATACGCAATATTCGATCAATCACCGCGTTCTATTTTTTGATTTTAAGGTATGTTTAGAAAATAAGAACCCGGGTATGGTGCCGTCGGAAAGAAAAAAGGAAGATTTTATCAATATTTGATTTATTTCCGTTACCTTTGCCGTCCAAAAAAAGAGATCAATGGCGAATCATAAAGCTACAAAGAAACATGCACGTCAGGCCTTAAAGCGTCGCGACAGAAATAAGTATTATGGTAAAACAACCCGTAATGCCATTAAAAGTCTGAGGGCTACGGAAGGTGCTGAAGCCAAAGAACAATTGCCTTTGGTAGAGAGCATGATCGACAAATTAGCTAAAAGAGGGGTTATCCACCGCAACAAAGCGGCAAACCTGAAGAGCAAACTGGCTAAAAAGATCAACGCGGCTGCGGCAGCCTAATACGAATACTTCATCTTTTTAAGAAATAAAAAAGGAAGAGCTTCACTCTTCCTTTTGTTGTTATATTTATTTTCACTGTTTCTTAAAAATAGAAACGGCCCTTTTGAGCCCTCATTTCCCATTGGGATTATTCTGAAGCACACACTTTGAACCCGGATATTCCCGGTCCTTATACCCACCCCTGGCCGGAACCGGCCGGGCTTCGGCATGATACAGGCACCTTATGCAAGAAAACGTCCTGCTTTAATGCGTTTGAGCCTGGTTGTAAGCAATCACCGCGTTCTTGACACTTTTATTTTCCAGCAACAGCTGTTTGGCATGTTCATAATCCTTTAGTCCTGTTTTTTCCATTACCATTTTGGTGCCGCGGTCAACCAGTTTATCATTGGTCAGCTGCATGTTCACCATCCGGTTTCCTTCTACCCGGCCCAACTGGATCATTACCGTAGTGGAGATCATATTCAGCACCAGTTTTTGGGCGGTACCGCTTTTCATACGGGTACTTCCTGTAACAAACTCAGGGCCTACGATTACCTCTACCGGAAAATCGGCCACCGCACTAACCGGGGCATTGGGATTGGAACTGATGCTTCCGGTAACAATGCCTTTTTTCTGGCATTCGCGCAGCGCTCCAATTACATAAGGGGTCGAGCCGCTGGCGGCTACGCCTACAACTACATCTTTTTCATTTACGCCATGCGCTTCCAGGTCTCTCCAGCCCTGCGCTTCATCATCCTCGGCATTTTCAACCGGGGTGGTGATTGCTTTCCAGCCACCTGCAATGATACCAATTACAACACCTGTGGGCAACCCATAGGTGGGTGGAATTTCGCTGGCATCCAGAATGCCCAAACGCCCGCTGGTACCAGCCCCTATGTAAAACAACCGTCCGCCTCCGATCATATTTTCCACGATCGCCTCGATCAGTTTCTCAATCTCGGGAATCACTTTCTGAACAGCCAGCGGTACCGCCTGGTCTTCCTTGTTCATAGACGTAAGCAACTCATGTACCGACATTTTTTCCAGGTGATCATATCTGCTAGCCTGCTCCGTGATCTTTTCTCCTGCCATATAACCGATTAATTTCTTTTAAACAATTCAGGAATGATATTCAACAAGCCCTTTCATGGGCTTTTGAAGCACCTTACCCAACTCAAAACTATAACTGCTGCAAAGTTCTTTCAATACATCTTTAAAACCAAAAGCGATGCTTCCAACAAAGCTGATCGGGTACCTCCAGGCTTCCTGGAATTTGCAAAGGTGCGTAAAAAAGAAATCATTTAAACCATCTTCAATAATATTCTCAACCATATAATGTCCGCGATTGTCTGCCAGGAACTTTGCAAAACCCGCCAGATATCGGTTGGGCAGCGGTTGTTTATATACCCGTTCCAATATTTCCGTGGCATTGGTTACATAGGCGGCGTCAAAACGGGCGCGCAGATCTTCATCAAAGGTGTTATACAAAAAGTACTGGATCACCTTTCTTCCCAGGTAGGCGCCACTCCCCTCATCACCCAGCACATATCCCAGCCCCGGGCTGTTTTTCTGAATTTTCCGCCCGTCGTAGTAACAGGCACTGGACCCTGTACCCAGGATACAGGCAACCCCTTTGCTCCGCCCACAAAGACCACGGGCCGCACCTTCCACATCGTGCCAAACCTGTACCTTGGCTCCTTTAAACAACCCCCGCAGGCTTTTTTGCACCATTTTTCGGTTATCGGGGTTCAAACAGCCGGTACCATAATAAAAAACTTCTTCAACGGCCGCATTTTTTAGCTTTGGAAGCAACTCCTTTGTTAATAATGCCGCAATCTGATCCCCGTTTAAAAAATAAGGACTCACGCCGCTGGTAAGCACCGTTTTTGTTTTCCCATTATTGAGAAGACACCATTCCACTTTCGTAGATCCCGCATCTGCGATAAGTTGCACTTTTGACATTGAGACTGGAGTTTAGTACCGATAGTTTATCCGGGTAAATTTACACCGCATTAAGTATCAAAAATAGCTTATTTATAAAATAATCAGAAAATGATTTGATTTCTAAAATAAACAGCAAAGTTTGTCTATTTTGCAGCCTCGCATAAATCACACGAATGAAAAAGAAATTTGAGGTCTGGCTGCCGCTGCTGTTCTCGCTGGTAATGATCCTTGGAATGTTTATCGGTTACAAGCTGCGCGGGGCACAACCCAACGGAGGATTTGCAAAATCCGGGCGCAGCACAGCACTGGAAGAAGCACTTGAAATCATCCGCCAGAAATATGTGGACTCTGTAAAACTGGATACCCTGGAGGCCAATGCCATCCGGGAAATGATGGATGAACTGGATCCTCACTCCGTATACCTTCCGCCAATGGATCTTAAAGAAACCAATGAGGCGCTTTCGGGCAAATTTGAAGGCATTGGCGTTGAGTACAACCAGATCCGGGATACGGTCAACATCACTTATGTATTAAAAGGAGGCCCCAGCGAAAAAGCCGGGTTAAAAATCGGCGACCAGATCATCAAGGTAAATGATTCGCTCCTGGCGGGTAAAAAAACCAGCAGTACCACGGTTCGCAACCTGATCCGGGGAGAAAAAGGAACCGTTGTAAATCTCCAGATCCTGCGGGACAAAGCCCTCCTGAACGTTCCGGTAACCCGGAATAATATACCAACCCCTACCCTGGTGGCCGCTTATATGATCAACAAAGAGGCCGGATATATTAAGCTGGATAAATTTGGCTCTACCACTTACCGAGAGTTTATGGAAACCATGGAGCGCCTTAAAAAAGAGGGGCTCACCGAGCTGGTACTGGATCTGCGGGGCAATCCCGGCGGTTATATGGAGCAGGCCATTGATATTGCAGACGAGTTTCTGAGCGGCGACAAACTGGTGGTATATACCCAGGGCACTAACAGTCCTAAAAAAGAATACCGCTGTAAACGGCCCGGGATTTTTGAAACCGGGAAGTTGACGGTACTGGTAGATGAACTTTCGGCCAGCGCCAGCGAGATCCTGAGCGGAGCCTTACAGGACTGGGACAGGGCCACCATCATTGGCCGCCGGACCTTTGGAAAGGGCCTGGTACAGGAGATTTTCCCGCTAAGCGACGGCTCGGCATTAAAACTGACGGTATCCCGCTATTATACCCCGCTGGGCAGAAGCATTCAGCGTCCTTACAATAAAGGAAGAAAAGTATATATGGATGAGATCTGGGAGCGTTACGCCAATGGTCAGGCCTATTTTGCAGACAGCAATAAAGTGCATACCGGCAAACAATACAAAACCCCCGGGGGCCGCATTCTTTATGGCGGCGGCGGTATTATGCCGGATGTTTTTGTAGGCCTGGATACTTCCAAAACATCAAAAGAAATCAACCGTTTATTCTTTAATGGAGCGTTTACCGATTTTGTCTTCCATTATTACCTCAATAATCAGAAAGTAATGGAGCCTTATACCTCCCCGGTTTCCTTTTCCCAGGCCTTTGATCCGGGAAAGGCCATGTGGCAACAGTTTGTAAGCCGGGCTCAAAAAGATACCGTAAATTTAACACATATCCCGGAGGCTGAGAAACTGCGTGTATCCAACCGGATGGAAGCCTACCTGGCACGGTTTAAATGGAGAGACAGCGGATATTACCAGATCCTGAACCTTACCGATTCAGTTGTGTTAAAAGCGGTAGACCTTTTAAAAACTAAATAAGATGGATATTAAAAATAATATACTGGAAACCATCGGCAATACGCCCCTGATCCGTTTAAACCGCATCACCCGGGAATTGCCCTGTACCGTAGCGGCTAAAGTAGATTATTTTAATCCCGGCAATAGCATCAAAGACCGCATGGCCATTAAGATGATCGAAGTGGCGGAAGCGGAAGGACACCTGAAACCGGGAGGCACCATCATTGAAGGCACCAGCGGCAACACGGGGATGGGCCTGGCCCTGGGCGCCATCGTAAAAGGGTATAAATGCATTTTTGTAACCACCGATAAACAATCCAAAGAAAAGGCCGATGTGTTGAAGGCCATGGGCGCCGAAGTGATTGTTTGTCCTACCAACGTAGAACCTGAGGATCCGCAGAGTTATTACAGCGTGGCGGCACGGCTGGCCAAGGAAACCCCCAATGCCTATCATATGAACCAGTATGATAACCTGGCCAACAGACTGGCACATTATGAAACCACGGGGCCGGAGATCTGGAAACAGACCGAGGGTAAAATCACCCACCTGGTGTGCACGGCAGGTACCGGCGGTACCATTACCGGTACGGCTCAATACCTGAAGGAGCAAAACCCCAATATAAAGGTATGGGCCGTGGATGCTTATGGTTCCCTGTTGACCAAGTACTTTCATACCGGTGAGGTGGATATGAACGAAGTATATCCTTATTT
The sequence above is a segment of the Niabella agricola genome. Coding sequences within it:
- the rpsT gene encoding 30S ribosomal protein S20, which gives rise to MANHKATKKHARQALKRRDRNKYYGKTTRNAIKSLRATEGAEAKEQLPLVESMIDKLAKRGVIHRNKAANLKSKLAKKINAAAAA
- the murQ gene encoding N-acetylmuramic acid 6-phosphate etherase, with the protein product MAGEKITEQASRYDHLEKMSVHELLTSMNKEDQAVPLAVQKVIPEIEKLIEAIVENMIGGGRLFYIGAGTSGRLGILDASEIPPTYGLPTGVVIGIIAGGWKAITTPVENAEDDEAQGWRDLEAHGVNEKDVVVGVAASGSTPYVIGALRECQKKGIVTGSISSNPNAPVSAVADFPVEVIVGPEFVTGSTRMKSGTAQKLVLNMISTTVMIQLGRVEGNRMVNMQLTNDKLVDRGTKMVMEKTGLKDYEHAKQLLLENKSVKNAVIAYNQAQTH
- a CDS encoding N-acetylglucosamine kinase produces the protein MSKVQLIADAGSTKVEWCLLNNGKTKTVLTSGVSPYFLNGDQIAALLTKELLPKLKNAAVEEVFYYGTGCLNPDNRKMVQKSLRGLFKGAKVQVWHDVEGAARGLCGRSKGVACILGTGSSACYYDGRKIQKNSPGLGYVLGDEGSGAYLGRKVIQYFLYNTFDEDLRARFDAAYVTNATEILERVYKQPLPNRYLAGFAKFLADNRGHYMVENIIEDGLNDFFFTHLCKFQEAWRYPISFVGSIAFGFKDVLKELCSSYSFELGKVLQKPMKGLVEYHS
- a CDS encoding S41 family peptidase; amino-acid sequence: MKKKFEVWLPLLFSLVMILGMFIGYKLRGAQPNGGFAKSGRSTALEEALEIIRQKYVDSVKLDTLEANAIREMMDELDPHSVYLPPMDLKETNEALSGKFEGIGVEYNQIRDTVNITYVLKGGPSEKAGLKIGDQIIKVNDSLLAGKKTSSTTVRNLIRGEKGTVVNLQILRDKALLNVPVTRNNIPTPTLVAAYMINKEAGYIKLDKFGSTTYREFMETMERLKKEGLTELVLDLRGNPGGYMEQAIDIADEFLSGDKLVVYTQGTNSPKKEYRCKRPGIFETGKLTVLVDELSASASEILSGALQDWDRATIIGRRTFGKGLVQEIFPLSDGSALKLTVSRYYTPLGRSIQRPYNKGRKVYMDEIWERYANGQAYFADSNKVHTGKQYKTPGGRILYGGGGIMPDVFVGLDTSKTSKEINRLFFNGAFTDFVFHYYLNNQKVMEPYTSPVSFSQAFDPGKAMWQQFVSRAQKDTVNLTHIPEAEKLRVSNRMEAYLARFKWRDSGYYQILNLTDSVVLKAVDLLKTK
- a CDS encoding pyridoxal-phosphate dependent enzyme, which gives rise to MDIKNNILETIGNTPLIRLNRITRELPCTVAAKVDYFNPGNSIKDRMAIKMIEVAEAEGHLKPGGTIIEGTSGNTGMGLALGAIVKGYKCIFVTTDKQSKEKADVLKAMGAEVIVCPTNVEPEDPQSYYSVAARLAKETPNAYHMNQYDNLANRLAHYETTGPEIWKQTEGKITHLVCTAGTGGTITGTAQYLKEQNPNIKVWAVDAYGSLLTKYFHTGEVDMNEVYPYFSEGFGEDFVPKNYDMRVIDAFTQVTDKDGAIMARKLAKEEGLFCGYSAGSCIKGLLQLKDSLTKDDLVVCIFHDHGSRYVAKIYNDQWMMERGFMEVKTFKDIISSRSNRPLVTIQQTAPVSEAVELMRKYDIEHIPVMENGSVIGAVSEGGLFQKIFSDPNIKNESLQHILEPSYPIVAFDTPVERIGSLISKANGAVLAQDEAGNYHIVTKYDIVQSIAK